One genomic window of Prochlorococcus sp. MIT 0603 includes the following:
- a CDS encoding DUF2997 domain-containing protein, with protein sequence MPNRTLKFKIRQDGLVEETVEGVIGQDCYQLTKKLEAALGSVEQTELTSEAYNSSSAVQSQLTPEQIQII encoded by the coding sequence ATGCCTAATCGAACCCTTAAATTTAAGATTCGACAAGATGGCTTGGTTGAAGAGACCGTTGAGGGAGTGATTGGTCAGGACTGTTATCAGTTGACCAAAAAGCTTGAGGCTGCTTTAGGCAGTGTTGAGCAGACTGAGTTGACTTCTGAGGCTTATAACAGTTCCTCAGCAGTTCAGTCACAGCTAACTCCAGAGCAAATTCAAATCATCTGA
- a CDS encoding aldo/keto reductase, whose amino-acid sequence MFSDVNSVPTRRFGRTEINMPILSIGGMRFQQSWKDLAPEDILDNSQTNLEEILQFAAKNGFHHLETARHYGTSELQLGWGKRRIIDCKRIIQTKIPPREDPTEFEEELQVSFSNLQCKKLHLLAIHGLNLPEHLEQTLRPGGCMDVVRRWQNKGLIDHVGFSTHGETDLIVKAIETNEFDYVNLHWYFIFQDNEPALSAAAKYDLGVFVISPTDKGGHLHSPSDKLLELCLPLHPIVFNDLFCLSDHRVHTLSVGISSIQDFNLHLQAVNLFDQRHCFLPEITKRLSNAANASLGEEWMNTWKDGLPSWKQTPGHINIPVLMWLYTLYKSWDMDAYVQARYGLLGNGSHWFPGANSNCLDGEVSEDSIRLVLRLSPWPNKIIERLRELRERYKGSSLTPLSSN is encoded by the coding sequence ATGTTTAGTGATGTTAACTCAGTACCGACTCGCCGTTTTGGACGAACAGAAATAAATATGCCTATTTTGTCGATAGGAGGGATGCGCTTTCAGCAGAGTTGGAAGGATTTGGCTCCAGAGGATATTCTGGATAATAGTCAAACTAACCTAGAGGAAATATTGCAATTTGCAGCTAAGAACGGATTCCACCATTTAGAGACTGCAAGACATTACGGTACTTCAGAATTGCAGCTTGGTTGGGGGAAGAGGAGGATTATTGATTGTAAACGAATTATTCAAACTAAAATTCCACCAAGAGAAGACCCCACTGAATTTGAAGAAGAACTTCAAGTAAGTTTCTCCAACTTGCAATGCAAAAAGCTACATCTTCTTGCGATACATGGATTAAATCTTCCTGAGCATCTTGAGCAAACTTTGCGTCCTGGTGGATGCATGGATGTTGTTAGGAGATGGCAGAATAAAGGGCTTATCGATCATGTTGGATTTTCTACTCATGGAGAGACTGATCTTATTGTTAAGGCTATTGAGACAAATGAGTTTGATTATGTAAATCTTCATTGGTATTTTATTTTTCAGGATAATGAGCCAGCTTTGTCGGCTGCTGCGAAATATGATTTAGGTGTTTTTGTTATTAGCCCTACTGATAAGGGAGGCCATTTACATAGTCCTTCAGATAAATTATTGGAACTATGCTTACCTCTTCATCCCATTGTTTTTAATGATTTATTTTGTTTGAGTGACCACAGAGTACATACTTTAAGTGTTGGGATATCAAGTATTCAAGATTTTAATCTTCACCTTCAGGCCGTAAATTTATTTGACCAGAGACATTGCTTCTTGCCAGAGATTACAAAACGTCTTAGTAATGCCGCTAATGCGTCACTTGGTGAAGAATGGATGAACACATGGAAGGATGGATTGCCTAGTTGGAAGCAAACGCCTGGGCACATTAATATCCCTGTTTTGATGTGGTTGTATACCCTTTACAAATCTTGGGATATGGACGCTTATGTGCAGGCACGTTATGGCTTGCTAGGAAATGGTAGTCATTGGTTCCCAGGTGCCAACTCTAATTGCTTAGATGGCGAAGTCAGTGAAGATTCCATAAGACTAGTACTTCGATTAAGTCCTTGGCCTAATAAAATCATTGAAAGACTTCGTGAACTTAGAGAAAGATATAAAGGGAGTTCCTTAACTCCTTTGTCTTCAAATTAG
- the rsmG gene encoding 16S rRNA (guanine(527)-N(7))-methyltransferase RsmG translates to MLKQTEFKKLENEIWAHLGWQPSKQQLEQLSKLQLLLKKWNKQVNLTRLIEGNDFWVCQILDSLWPIKEMLLRQEEAVKIIDVGTGCGLPGLALAIALKNSSVTLVDSILKKTNAIETIVKELGLIDRVNIRTERIEVTGQNLTFRSSFDLALARAVAKGPVLAEYLIPLLNQSGQGIIYKGKWGNNEQFELKAALSKLHGEMQEVKSFELPQDKGIRHVIFLRCKNKCPPEYPRAIGIPTKKPLNN, encoded by the coding sequence ATGCTGAAACAAACTGAATTTAAAAAATTAGAAAATGAAATCTGGGCTCATCTAGGATGGCAACCTTCTAAGCAACAACTAGAGCAACTTAGCAAACTGCAGTTATTGCTGAAAAAATGGAATAAACAAGTTAATTTAACTCGTCTGATAGAAGGTAACGATTTTTGGGTATGTCAAATCCTTGACAGCCTTTGGCCAATCAAGGAAATGCTTCTAAGACAAGAAGAAGCTGTGAAAATAATTGATGTAGGAACAGGCTGCGGACTTCCAGGCTTAGCCCTTGCAATAGCTCTAAAAAACTCGTCTGTAACATTAGTAGATTCCATATTGAAAAAAACAAATGCCATAGAAACAATCGTTAAGGAACTAGGTTTAATAGACAGAGTAAATATTCGCACCGAACGCATAGAAGTTACAGGCCAAAACCTAACTTTTAGAAGTAGCTTTGATTTAGCTTTAGCCAGAGCAGTGGCTAAAGGTCCTGTATTAGCTGAGTATTTAATCCCACTTTTAAATCAAAGTGGACAAGGGATCATCTACAAAGGTAAATGGGGTAACAATGAGCAATTTGAATTAAAAGCAGCACTTTCCAAACTTCATGGGGAAATGCAGGAAGTTAAAAGTTTCGAGTTACCTCAAGATAAAGGTATCAGACATGTCATATTTCTAAGATGCAAAAATAAATGTCCACCCGAATATCCAAGGGCAATAGGTATACCTACTAAAAAACCTTTAAACAACTAA
- a CDS encoding ferredoxin, whose protein sequence is MTNDPVLAFQVKALNETQKNGKEPVLGGQLRSKAVWVDESLCIGCTYCSCVATNTFAMEPVNGRARAFRQDGDSTQLIQEAIDTCPVNCIDWVGFEDLDNLKRKLKETPIRSLGLPPLR, encoded by the coding sequence TTGACTAATGACCCTGTATTAGCTTTTCAAGTAAAAGCATTAAACGAAACCCAAAAGAATGGGAAAGAACCCGTTCTGGGAGGGCAGCTACGTTCAAAAGCAGTCTGGGTTGATGAATCTTTATGCATAGGTTGTACATATTGCAGTTGTGTTGCCACTAATACTTTTGCAATGGAGCCAGTAAATGGCAGGGCTAGAGCATTTCGCCAAGATGGAGATAGTACTCAGTTAATTCAAGAAGCAATAGATACTTGTCCAGTAAACTGTATTGATTGGGTTGGATTTGAAGACTTAGATAATCTAAAGCGTAAATTGAAAGAAACTCCCATTCGATCTCTTGGCTTACCACCATTAAGGTGA
- a CDS encoding sodium:solute symporter family protein produces MSLIDWLILFIYLLASVSLGLFLARRNRNEDDYFVAGRSLTGWLAGASMAATTFSIDTPLYVAGLVGTRGLAGNWEWWSFGLAHVAMTVIFAPMWRRSGVLTDAAFTELRYGGSVAALLRGTKAFLLAIPINCIGIGYAFLALKKVAEALEIVDGHQIYGFVSDTLLLLFVVALFMLIYTVLGGLWAVVVNDFVQLVLALLGAFALAFAVIRASGGMSQMLSSLQELDRPELLSFFPWVWTEDGFQWIGRAGISTATFTAFLSLQWWSFRRSDGGGEFIQRLLATKDEHQAELAGWIFLVVNYLLRSWLWIVVGLAALILLPSQQDWELSYPKLAIDYLPPIILGIVVVSLVAAFMSTVSTSLNWGSSYLTHDLYQRFLRPQASHQELLLVGQGTCLLLLSIGIITALFSESIGAIFRLVIAMGTGPGVVLVLRWFWWRINAAAELAAMICGFFIGFTTSVVPLLRIDDYGIKLMFTTVITAIVWLIALWITPPESEEVLEGFVRLVRPPGPGWEHLRKRFGVTPVHSLQNLIMRFMLSVGVLFGLLFATGGFLLHQQITAWLGLSCAVLSFLVMKRNFFKRSF; encoded by the coding sequence ATGTCATTAATAGATTGGTTGATTCTATTTATTTATTTATTAGCCTCAGTTTCTTTGGGTCTGTTTTTAGCACGTAGAAATAGGAATGAGGATGATTATTTTGTTGCTGGGCGAAGTCTGACTGGTTGGCTTGCAGGGGCTTCTATGGCAGCAACGACATTCTCTATAGACACCCCTCTTTATGTTGCAGGTCTTGTTGGTACAAGAGGCCTTGCTGGTAATTGGGAGTGGTGGAGCTTTGGGTTAGCCCATGTTGCCATGACAGTTATTTTTGCACCAATGTGGAGACGAAGTGGAGTCTTGACTGATGCAGCATTTACAGAATTACGTTATGGAGGTTCTGTAGCAGCTTTATTAAGAGGGACTAAAGCATTTTTGCTTGCGATCCCCATCAACTGTATAGGGATTGGATATGCATTCTTAGCACTAAAAAAAGTAGCAGAAGCTCTTGAAATAGTCGATGGACATCAAATCTATGGATTTGTTAGTGACACATTGCTACTGCTTTTTGTTGTTGCTCTCTTCATGCTTATATACACAGTCTTAGGCGGATTGTGGGCGGTTGTTGTTAATGACTTTGTCCAGTTAGTACTTGCATTACTTGGTGCTTTTGCTCTTGCATTTGCTGTTATTCGAGCCTCTGGGGGAATGTCTCAAATGTTATCTAGTTTGCAAGAACTTGACAGACCTGAACTTTTGTCATTTTTTCCATGGGTCTGGACTGAAGATGGTTTTCAATGGATTGGACGCGCAGGAATAAGCACTGCTACTTTTACTGCATTTCTTTCTCTTCAATGGTGGAGCTTTCGTAGGAGTGATGGAGGTGGAGAGTTTATTCAACGTTTGCTTGCTACTAAAGACGAGCATCAAGCGGAATTAGCAGGATGGATATTTCTTGTTGTGAATTATCTCTTACGAAGTTGGTTATGGATTGTTGTAGGTCTTGCTGCACTTATTCTTTTGCCATCTCAACAGGATTGGGAGTTAAGCTATCCGAAGCTGGCAATTGATTATCTTCCGCCAATAATTCTAGGGATTGTTGTAGTGTCTTTGGTCGCTGCTTTTATGAGTACTGTAAGTACATCTTTGAATTGGGGTTCTAGTTATTTAACACATGATCTTTATCAGAGATTTTTAAGACCTCAGGCAAGTCATCAGGAACTATTGTTAGTTGGTCAAGGAACGTGTTTATTGCTTTTAAGCATTGGAATAATTACTGCATTATTTAGTGAAAGTATTGGCGCAATATTTCGGTTGGTTATAGCTATGGGTACAGGACCAGGAGTTGTTCTCGTTTTAAGATGGTTTTGGTGGCGCATTAATGCAGCAGCTGAGTTAGCTGCAATGATATGTGGCTTTTTTATTGGATTTACAACATCTGTTGTACCTCTTCTTCGTATTGATGATTATGGTATCAAGCTTATGTTTACAACTGTAATCACAGCAATAGTCTGGTTAATTGCTTTGTGGATAACACCTCCTGAAAGCGAAGAAGTATTAGAGGGGTTTGTTCGTCTTGTAAGACCTCCGGGGCCTGGTTGGGAGCATTTGCGAAAACGCTTTGGAGTTACTCCAGTGCACTCTTTGCAGAATTTGATAATGCGTTTCATGTTGAGTGTTGGAGTATTGTTTGGATTACTTTTTGCAACTGGTGGTTTCTTATTGCATCAGCAAATAACAGCCTGGCTAGGCTTATCATGTGCTGTTTTGTCTTTCTTAGTAATGAAAAGAAATTTCTTCAAAAGATCTTTTTGA
- a CDS encoding HEAT repeat domain-containing protein has translation MKQERFKSADEGLKSLAIDPDILAKELAAELQGDPLDDIELEAFNSDGSQVSNECQLGLKWLQQGKEECLQGLRVFCEHRDERALPYLIPLLKESCPVLRMSAVYALGRNPSPQAVESLLALLQSDANAYVRKAAAWSLGNYSGFPVMEPLITALHNDVAAVRLWAASSLAEVGASSIEQAQIVVSELLLGLRIDQEPLVRSNCIWSLGRLYEKLSEHLKTELSEGLFLVLVHDLEPSVRYEARIALEQIKNPEVVSRLKSLMENGVLL, from the coding sequence ATGAAACAAGAGAGATTCAAATCAGCTGATGAGGGACTAAAAAGTCTTGCGATTGATCCTGATATTCTTGCAAAAGAGTTGGCAGCTGAACTACAGGGTGACCCCCTAGATGATATTGAACTTGAAGCATTTAATTCAGATGGAAGCCAGGTTTCCAATGAATGCCAATTGGGCTTGAAATGGTTACAGCAGGGGAAAGAAGAATGTTTGCAGGGATTGAGGGTTTTTTGTGAGCATAGAGATGAAAGAGCCCTTCCATACTTAATACCCTTATTGAAAGAATCTTGCCCAGTATTGAGAATGAGCGCTGTATATGCATTAGGTAGAAATCCATCTCCTCAAGCAGTCGAGAGTCTCCTTGCTTTATTACAGTCAGATGCAAATGCTTACGTAAGAAAGGCTGCTGCATGGAGTTTAGGTAATTATTCAGGTTTCCCAGTAATGGAGCCATTAATTACGGCTTTGCATAATGATGTTGCGGCCGTGAGATTATGGGCTGCCAGCTCTCTAGCTGAAGTTGGGGCCTCCTCTATTGAACAAGCACAAATTGTAGTGTCAGAGCTTCTTCTTGGATTACGAATTGATCAAGAACCACTGGTTCGCAGTAATTGTATTTGGTCACTAGGGCGTTTATATGAAAAATTATCAGAGCATTTAAAAACTGAACTAAGTGAAGGCCTTTTCCTTGTTTTAGTTCATGATCTAGAACCTTCAGTCAGATATGAGGCGAGAATTGCTTTGGAACAAATAAAAAACCCAGAGGTAGTTTCCAGGCTGAAAAGTCTTATGGAAAATGGCGTTTTATTGTAA
- a CDS encoding DUF1257 domain-containing protein: MSHFSTVKTQLRKKEPLLQALIQLGYVPEQGQQHVRGYRGQTVQAELKVKMTKGGDIGFRWNQNTKAYELVTDLDLWKETIPVDRFLSKLTQQYALSTVLSATAEEGFEVTERKNNLDGSIELVVTRWDS; encoded by the coding sequence ATGTCTCATTTTAGTACCGTCAAAACTCAGCTACGTAAAAAAGAGCCTCTTCTTCAGGCTTTGATTCAATTAGGCTATGTTCCTGAACAAGGTCAACAACATGTTCGTGGTTATCGTGGCCAAACTGTTCAGGCGGAATTGAAAGTTAAAATGACTAAAGGAGGCGATATTGGTTTTAGATGGAATCAAAATACAAAGGCTTATGAGCTTGTAACTGATTTAGATCTTTGGAAGGAAACAATTCCTGTTGATCGCTTTTTATCGAAGCTAACTCAGCAATATGCATTGAGCACCGTACTTTCAGCTACCGCGGAAGAAGGGTTTGAAGTGACTGAAAGAAAAAATAATCTTGATGGGTCGATTGAGTTAGTTGTTACACGCTGGGACTCTTAA